A genomic region of Eucalyptus grandis isolate ANBG69807.140 chromosome 5, ASM1654582v1, whole genome shotgun sequence contains the following coding sequences:
- the LOC120293403 gene encoding G-type lectin S-receptor-like serine/threonine-protein kinase At2g19130, with product MFLNLLARTLYGAAMDSNNSSPRSFTLPSFLLCLSLCTHLCLGTDELDENQSLSGNQTLTSSGGDFALGFFTPGKSSYSYIGIWYNKVREPTIVWVANRDNPVTDRYSTELKISDGNLIIVNGSQVPVWSTNLRTSSSGSNSMMAVLRDDGNFALKDRPNSSVTLWQSFDHLTHMWLPGAKFGIDKRKNTSQVLTSWKNAEDPSTGLFSLQLQPSSEYFIWWNMSFRYYTTGKWDSKDKVYDNVPGLRANTVFDFIFVDNENESYFIFTKKKGVTTPSGFVMHISGQVHGLFWLPSHQWSMIWSQPQRQCEVHNFCGPFGVCSESTVNFCSCLPGFSRTSLRDWNLSDMSSGCKRNSSLSCALSTSTGERDQFLLSSNMKLPTDSQSLPVRDANECRLSCLNNCSCTAYAFEDNACSIWIGDLFNAQQLAQGDPTGSSFYLRLAASDVEDPSKKSNVTAIVAGSVSSAVAILAIVLFRVWRWRRRATVTTKTVEGSLIAFAYRDLQVATKSFLEKLGGGGFGSVFKGTLPDSSHIAVKKLESISQGEKQFRAEVSTIGIIQHVNLARLRGFCSEGDKRLLVYDFMPNGSLDYHLFYRKDSKTLDWKKRYRIALGTARGLAYLHEKCRDCIIHCDIKPENILLDAEFCPKVADFGLAKLIGRDFSRVLTTMRGTRGYLAPEWISGVAITAKVDVYSYGMMLFEFVSGRRNSELLENGAIKFFPTWAARKVSEGGDLLELLDLNLEANVDTEELTRICRVACWCVQDEETHRPSMGQVVSILEGVLDVNLPQIPRALQLIHDHQEHIVFFTKSWSSNRSPRMERNTLTASVQNQNSTPSTNSKS from the coding sequence ATGTTTCTAAACCTGCTCGCTCGAACCTTGTATGGTGCAGCCATGGATAGCAACAACAGCAGTCCACGGTCGTTCACACTCCCAAGTTTCTTGCTTTGCTTGTCTCTCTGCACTCACCTCTGTCTTGGCACAGACGAGCTCGATGAAAATCAATCTCTATCTGGTAATCAAACCTTAACCTCCTCGGGTGGCGACTTTGCGCTTGGCTTCTTCACACCAGGCAAGTCGTCTTACTCCTACATAGGCATCTGGTACAACAAAGTTCGCGAGCCGACCATCGTCTGGGTCGCCAACAGAGACAACCCTGTCACTGACAGGTACTCCACTGAACTGAAGATCTCGGATGGCAATCTTATAATTGTCAACGGCTCCCAAGTCCCAGTTTGGTCCACGAATCTGCGTACTTCTTCATCTGGGTCGAACTCCATGATGGCGGTTCTTAGGGACGACGGCAACTTCGCTCTCAAAGACAGGCCAAATTCTTCCGTGACCCTCTGGCAGAGCTTTGATCACCTGACACACATGTGGCTTCCGGGTGCGAAATTCGGGATCGACAAGCGCAAAAACACGAGTCAGGTCTTGACATCATGGAAGAACGCCGAGGATCCTTCGACAGGTTTGTTCTCTCTCCAGCTGCAGCCATCGAGTGAGTACTTCATATGGTGGAACATGTCGTTTCGTTATTATACCACAGGAAAGTGGGATAGTAAGGATAAAGTATATGACAACGTGCCTGGGTTGAGAGCAAACACTGTTTTCGATTTCATCTTTGTGGACAATGAAAATGAGAGCTACttcatttttacaaaaaaaaagggtgtcACTACCCCATCAGGATTCGTGATGCATATTTCTGGGCAGGTTCACGGTCTTTTCTGGTTGCCCTCCCATCAGTGGAGCATGATCTGGTCCCAGCCCCAGAGACAATGTGAAGTCCACAATTTTTGTGGGCCTTTTGGTGTTTGCAGTGAGAGCACGGTTAACTTTTGCAGCTGCTTGCCAGGGTTTAGTAGAACCTCGCTAAGAGATTGGAATCTGAGTGATATGTCTAGTGGGTGTAAGAGGAATTCCAGCTTGAGTTGTGCTTTGAGCACTTCAACTGGGGAGAGGGACCAATTCTTGCTTAGTTCTAACATGAAATTGCCGACAGATTCCCAATCTTTACCTGTAAGAGATGCCAACGAATGTCGCCTCTCTTGTTTGAACAATTGCTCTTGCACGGCTTATGCTTTTGAGGATAATGCCTGCTCAATTTGGATTGGGGATCTCTTCAATGCGCAACAGCTCGCACAAGGTGATCCCACTGGAAGTAGCTTCTACCTCCGGCTTGCTGCTTCCGACGTTGAGGATCCAAGCAAGAAGAGCAATGTAACTGCAATAGTTGCAGGTTCTGTTAGCTCTGCAGTGGCAATATTAGCCATTGTCTTGTTTCGCGtctggagatggaggagaagggCAACTGTCACAACAAAGACAGTGGAGGGTTCACTGATAGCCTTTGCATACCGGGACTTACAGGTAGCTACAAAGAGTTTCTTAGAGAAGTTGGGTGGGGGagggttcggttcagttttcaAGGGAACACTACCTGATTCAAGTCACATAGCGGTCAAGAAGCTTGAAAGCATAAGCCAAGGAGAGAAGCAATTCCGAGCAGAAGTAAGCACAATCGGCATCATCCAGCATGTGAATCTTGCCAGGCTTCGCGGGTTTTGCTCTGAAGGTGACAAAAGGCTGTTGGTCTACGATTTCATGCCAAATGGTTCCCTAGATTATCATCTCTTTTATAGAAAGGACTCGAAGACCTTGGATTGGAAAAAAAGGTACCGAATTGCTCTGGGAACGGCTCGAGGTCTGGCTTATCTCCATGAGAAGTGTAGAGATTGCATCATACATTGCGACATCAAGCCAGAGAACATCCTTCTAGATGCTGAATTCTGTCCAAAAGTGGCAGATTTTGGCCTGGCAAAGCTTATTGGCCGAGATTTCAGCAGGGTGTTGACAACCATGAGAGGCACAAGAGGCTATCTTGCGCCGGAGTGGATCTCTGGAGTGGCCATAACAGCAAAAGTTGATGTTTATAGCTATGGAATGATGCTCTTTGAATTTGTATCAGGACGGAGGAACTCAGAGCTATTGGAAAATGGGGCCATTAAGTTCTTCCCAACATGGGCTGCTAGGAAGGTATCTGAAGGAGGTGACCTGCTCGAGCTTTTGGACCTAAACTTGGAGGCAAATGTTGATACTGAAGAGCTAACTAGGATTTGCAGAGTTGCTTGCTGGTGTGTCCAAGATGAGGAAACTCACAGGCCATCGATGGGGCAGGTTGTTTCAATACTTGAGGGGGTTCTGGATGTGAACCTGCCCCAGATACCAAGAGCCCTTCAACTGATTCATGATCATCAGGAGCATATAGTTTTCTTCACTAAGTCATGGTCGTCTAACCGGAGTCCTCGGATGGAGAGAAACACATTAACTGCTTCCGTGCAGAACCAAAATAGCACACCTTCAACAAATTCCAAGTCTTGA